Genomic DNA from uncultured Acetobacterium sp.:
GAAGGCATTCATCCAAATTACGGCAAATCAATAGTAAAATGCGCATGCGGAAATACATTTGAAACTGGTTCTATTAAACCAGAATTAAAAGTGGAAATCTGTTCTGTATGTCACCCATTTTTCACAGGGAAACAAAAACTTATTGATGCTGGTGGACGTGTTGATCGATTTAATAAAAAATACGGCATTAAAAACGAGTCAGCAGAATAAAAAAGAAGTCGGTTCTTGTAACCGGCTTTTTTCTTGTTCAGATGCAAAATGGTTTGCAGTTTTAAGTTGAGGTAGAAAAAATGACCATCAAAGAGATTTTGGATTTTGGCCGCCAGTCGCTAACCCGGGCAGGAATCGAATATCCGGGGTTAGAGGCGGAGATTCTTCTAAGTGCAATATTGGATCAGGATCGGGTCTATTTTTATACCCATTCACAGGAACCGGTGGACTTAAAACGAGCAGAAACCTATCGCAGTGCCATAGAAAGACGCTGCCAATTAGAACCAGTAGCCTATATTCTGGGAAAAAAAGAATTTATGGGGATGGACTTTTTTGTTAATCACCATGTTTTGATTCCCCGACCAGATACCGAGCCAATGGTTGAGTATCTGCTTGATTATTTACAGGTGAACTACCCGAAAGGTGCAAAAATTCTGGATTTATGCACCGGCAGTGGTGCCATTGGCATTGCCATTAAGAACTACTTTAAGCAGGGAAAAGTCAGTCTCAGCGATTTTTCAGCAGAGGCATTGGCGGTGGCTAAGATCAATGCCAGCCAGTTGGTAAATGGAGACTTATCTTTATACGAAGGTGATCTGTTTGCGGCCCTTCCCCAGGGTGAAACCTTCGACGTGATTGTTTCCAATCCGCCCTATATCAGTCAGGCAGATATGAAACAACTGGCCAAAGACATTATTGAATATGAACCGCGGATGGCTCTGGATGGCGGCGAATCCGGACTGGATTTTTACCGGCGAATCATTGATGAGGCGCATTTGTTTTTGAAAAAAAACGGTCTTCTGGCGCTGGAAATTGGGGATGATCAGACCGATTCTGTCAATGACTTACTAAAAAATAACGGATATGAAGAGATAAAAACCATTCGGGATCTGGGCGGACACATACGGTGTCTGACCGGCAAATTATCCGTAAGTAAACCCGGTGATATTAATAAATTGGGATGACGTCTCTCAAGAATTGTGATAGAATAATAACATTGAATTGAAAAGAAAAAATTAACATATGCATAGCGGAGGTAAACATGGTATCAGCAGGAGATTTTAAAAAAGGTGTAACGTTTGAAATGGATGGTCATACATTTACCATCATCGAATTTCAACACGTAAAACCAGGAAAAGGCGCAGCCTTTGTTCGAACAAAGATTCGAAATGTTATAACAGGCGCAGTGGTAGAAAAATCATTCAACCCAACGGAACGTTATCCTAAAGCACAGGTTGAAACCCGAGAAATGGAGTACTTATATGAAGACGGTGGTTTATACTACTTCATGGATCTGGAATCCTATGAACAGATTCCGTTAAACTTGAGTCAAGTTGAAGAAGCTTTGAAATATCTGAAAGAAAATGACATTGCTACCGTAAAATCATTAAAAGGCGTGGCATTCTCGGTTGCAGCTCCTAATTTTGTGGAACTGGAAGTTGTCAAGACCGATCCAGGCTTTAAGGGCGACACTGCCACCGGAGCAAACAAACCAGCAACTGTTGAAACTGGAGCAATTATCACCGTCCCACTTTTTGTGGAACAAGGTGATAAAATTCGAATCGATACCCGTACGGGCGATTATATGGAAAGGGTATAAAAAATGAAATACATTAATGAGAAAGTTGCTTATACCAAAGGTTTGGTAGATGGGTTAGCATTGGATCAGTCTTCTAGTGAAGGCAAGGTTCTAGTTCAGGTACTGGATATCCTTGAAGATATCGTTGATGCCCTGGATGGCATTACCGAGGCCCAGGAAGAATTGGAAGAGTATGTGGAAATGGTCGATGATGATCTATCTGAATTAGAAGAATTTATTTTAGATGAAGATTTTGATTCCGATGACGATTTTGAGTTTGATGAAGAAGACTATTACGAAATCATTTGTCCAGAATGCGGCAATATTTATATCACCGAATTTGAATCTTTTGAAAATAACACCGTGGCCTGCCCAGATTGCGGCGCACCATTTAAATTGAACGAAGAAGTTGCATCATGCTGTGGCGAAGATGGCTGCGACTGTCATCAGGAAGTCTAAAGAACTCAGGTAAAATAAAGATGAAAATAGAAATGAAAAACAATCAGTCACCGGATATTAATGACGAAATGATCGCTTCAATTGTCAGCTTAGCGGCTACCGGCGTTAACGGTGTGGAGCGTATTTCATTGAGAACCACGGATGAAATCATGGATAAGCTCTATCTGACAGCGACAATAAAAGGTGTTAAGATTGCCAGAAATCCGGAAGGCCTAATGATTTGGGTCTATCTCATCACCGAACCTGGTGTTGAAATTGTCAAGGTTTCAAAAGCGGTTCAGAAAAAAGTTAAAATTGCAGTGGAGTCCATGGCCGGTTTCCAGGTGGCTTCAGTTAACGTGCGAATTGAAGGTTCTGGCATTTAGATCTGATCTTCATGTAAATTTCAGATGCTGTTGATAAAATGAAATTGACGATCTGTCGTTATGATATTCTGCAAAATGATAAGGGGCGTATGCCCCTTTTTATACAATAAACAACAAAAAGGAGTGCCCATGAGTCGAAAAAAGGAACGGGAATATGCGTTAAAAGGTGTATTTCAAATAGACTTTCACCCGGAACCAGGAGATTTTACCGATAGTATTGCATATTTTTTAGAGGATAATGAGCTGGATCTGACCTATGGAAAGACTTTGATCGATACCACTGAAGCGCATCTTTCTGAAATTGATGACATCTTAGATGATTATCTTAAAAGCACCTGGAAAATTGATCGAATTCCCAAGGTAGAAAAATCAATTCTGCGTTTGGCCATTTGTGAGTTAAAATATATGGATGAAAAAGTACCATTTGAAGTTGTCATTAACGAGGCAATTGAGCTTACAAAAAAATTCGGAGACGAGGATGGAAAAAATTACGTTAATGGTATTTTAAATAAAATCGTTAAGGACGAACTCAATGAGTGCCCTTAGTCTTGGAATTGATACCAGTAATTATACAACTTCGGTTGCCTTAGTGGACGAAAATGAAAACATGATTTATAACAAGGGCATCCTATTGGAAGTGAAGTCAGGAGAAAGAGGACTTCGTCAATCGGATGCCCTTTTTCAGCATGTGCATCATTTACCGATGTTGCTTCAAGATCTGGCTCGAGGACGGGAAATTGAGGTGATCTGCTATTCAGAACGACCCCGGCCACTGGCCGATTCCTACATGCCGGTCTTTCGTTCCGGTGAATCGATGGCCCGTTCTTTGGCTGGGGTATTGGGGGTTAAACGACTGGCGGTGAGTCACCAGGAGAATCATATTCGGGCGGCTATTTATGGCAGCGGGTCGCCGCAACTGGAAGAGACCTTCTGTGCGGTTCATTTTTCTGGCGGGACATCAGAAATTCTATTGGTCAAAAAGAAAGACATCGGTTATGACTGCGAAATCATCGCCCAGACCCTGGATCTCAATGCCGGACAGTTGGTCGATCGCATTGGGGTACTGATGGGCTGTGATTTTCCCGCTGGAAAAGCACTGGAAGCGTTGGCCAACCAGGCCGTATTTGAATCCATAGACAACAAATTTGTTATCTCATCGACTATGGATGGCGTAAACTTTCATTTCTCCGGTCAGGAAAATCAGTCCCAGAAACTTTTGCACGATGGGGCCGGTCAAGAATTGGTAGCCTACCTGGTCCTTAAGTCGATTGCCAAAACCCTGTCAAAATCCATTGTCGGATTAGGAAAGCAGTATCCCTTTCAGTCCGTCCTTTTTTCCGGTGGGGTAATGTCCAATCTGATCATCAAGAAGATTGTTGAAAAAGAATTAAAATCATCAGGATTAAATCTTTGTTTTTCACCAGGTGAATTTTCCAGGGATAATGCGGCTGGTAACGCCCTGATGGGAATGGATTATTACAAAGCAATGAGGTAGAACAATGACAAATGTAAAGATTCTCAGTGTTTCTGAGGTTAACCAATATGTTAAAACCCTGTTGGAATCCAATAGCCTGCTTAAAAACCTGGCGATTCAGGGGGAACTGTCCAATGTGAAACGGGCAGCTTCCGGACATTTATATTTTTCCCTGAAAGATTCTGGCAGTAAAATCGATTGCGTGATGTTTAAAAACGCCGCCATGGGACTCAAGTTTCTGCCCAAAGAAGGTCAGAAGGTAACCCTACGGGGGAGTTTGGGATTATATCTGCCAAGTGGACAATATCAGATTACGGTCCGGTCGATGGAACCCCAGGGGCTGGGCGATCTTTTTCAGGCCTATTTGGTATTAAAAGACGAACTGGAAGCCAAAGGTTATTTTGCTCGGGACCATAAAAAAGAGCTGCCGGAAATCATCAGTCGGGTGGGACTGATCACATCGCCTACCGGAGCCGCGGTCAAAGACATGATCTCGATTATCAAACGACGAAATCCTCTGATGGATATTGTCATTTATCCCAGTCTGGTTCAGGGGGATGAAGCAGCCGGGAATCTTATCAAAGGCATTCAGGCATTTAATGCCAACCAATTAGTCGATGTCATTATCATTGGCCGGGGCGGTGGTTCCATTGAAGACTTATGGGCCTTTAATGATGAGCGCTTGGCCAAAGCCATTTATGAATCCGAATTACCCATCGTTTCGGCAGTGGGACATGAAATTGATTTTTCCATTGCTGATTTTGTTGCTGATTTGCGGGCACCAACGCCTTCCGGGGCTGCCGAGCTGGTGGCTGAAGAAACTCTGAGCATTATCCGAGCGCTGGTGATGCAAAAAGGTCGATTAATCCAGGTTATGGAAAACAAAATCAAGAAAAATCGAGAAATTTTGATGCAGATGAAAAAAGATTTCATGCGGTTTCGACCCCGAGAACGGATTGAAGAAATGCGGCTGCATCTGGATATGATCCAGGAGCGAATGATTCGTGCACTGATGAATCGGATAAAAAATGAGCGCCTGCTCTTGAATAATTATAAAACCCGAATCGAAGCCATGAATCCCATCCAGGTGCTAAAAAAAGGCTATGTTCGCGTAACCGATAAAAGCGGACTTCCGATTGGTTCGGTAGCCAGTTTAACGGTTGATCAGGTTGTAACCCTCCGTTTTGTGGATGGGGTGGTTGATGCAAACATTCAATCCATAAAGGAGAATTAATAATGGCAGTTAAAAAACTTAAAAGTAAGATGAGCCGTTTGGAGACCATCGCCCAATTACTTGAAGAAGATAATCAGGAAATTGAAGCCTCGATGAAGTTGTTTGAAGAAGGTATGAAGCTCATTAACGAGTGCAGTACTGATTTGGATACCCTGGAAGGAAAAATAACGATCATGATTGATGGGCAGGAACAGGAATTTGAAGGGAGCGTGGACGCATGAGCAATTTCAAAGTTCAGCTTAATACCAGGGTAGCTGAAATTAATAGCGATCTTGAAAAAGTCTTCCAGCAAAACCTGGATACCCCGGAAGTCATTATCGAAGCCATGAAATACAGTCTCTTTGCTGGTGGAAAGCGGCTCAGACCGATATTAATGATGGAAACCTGCCGGGCTTTGGAAGGGAATCTGAATATTATCCGACCGCTGGCCATGGGGATAGAAATGATCCATACCTATTCACTGATTCATGACGATTTACCGGCTATGGACAATGACGATCTGCGGCGCGGCAAACCAACTAATCATAAGGTTTATGGCGATGCCATGGCTATTCTGGCGGGTGATGCACTGTTAAATTATGCTGTCGAAACCATGCTTCAGGGAACCCAGGGGTTATCTGGTACAGCGCTGACAAACTATATCAGTGCGATGCGATGTATTATGGGCGCTTCCGGGATTTTAGGGATGGTTGGTGGTCAGGTGGCCGATATGCTCAGTGAAGACCGGGTGATCAGCCTGGATGAGATGGATTATATTCATTTGCACAAAACTGCGGCGCTGTTGGAAGCCTGTGTTCAAAGTGGCTGCATTATTGCCGAAGCCGAACCGGCAACCCAGGGACGGCTGATCAGCTACAGTCATCGGATCGGCCTGGCTTTTCAGATTGTCGATGACATTCTCGATATCGAGGGCAACGTTGAAGATCTGGGCAAACCCATTGGCAGCGATGAAAAAAATCATAAATCAACCTTTGTCTCGCTTTATGGTCTCGAAGCATCAAAAATAAAGGTCGCTGAATTGGAAACAGAAGCGCTGGAAATGCTTAAACCAATCGGCGAACGAACGACTTTTCTCCAGAAATTGGCGAGCTATATTTGTCAACGTCGGAAATAAAAAATTACAGAAATCAGAAATTTTATATTATAAATTATAAATGGAACCCATGAAAAGAGGAAAAATTGAAAGAACGTTTAGATAAGTTATTAGTAAGCCTGAATTATTTTGATACCCGGGAGCGGGCCAAAAAAGCCATTATGGCTGGGCTGGTTCAGGTAAATGACCAGATCAAGGACAAGGCCGGTGATTTGGTGGATACTGAAGCAACGATTGTCGTTAAAGGCAGTGACATGCCCTATGTGAGCCGCGGCGGTTTAAAACTGGAAAAGGGCTTAGCCGTCTTTGATATGGAAGTGGCGGGGAAAACCTTCATCGATATCGGCTCATCCACCGGTGGTTTTACCGATTGTCTGCTGCAAAACGGCGCGGAAAAAGTTTATGCTGTCGATGTCGGTTATGGTCAGCTGGATTGGAAATTACGAAATGATCCCCGGGTTGTTTCCATGGAACGCACCAATTTTCGATATCTGACGGCCGAACATATTCCTGAAATGGTGGATGGTACCGTTATGGATGTGTCGTTCATTTCGATTACAAAACTGATCCCCACCATCAAACTGTTCATGAAACCCGGTGCCAAAGGAATCTGGCTGATCAAGCCCCAGTTTGAAGCCGGTCGGGAAAGAATTGGTAAAAACGGCGTCATCCGGGACAAAAAAGTTCACGAGTCAATCCTGTTCGAAGTGATGAGTGCCATTGAAAATCAAAATGTACTAATAACAGGTCTGGATTTTTCTCCCATTCAGGGACCGAAAGGTAATATTGAATTTCTGGTTTTTGTTGAAAATACCGAACCGACGGTTGAAGGAGATTGGGCAAAAATGATTCATCCAGTTGTAACCATTGCCCATGAAAGCTGCAAGAAAAAGAAGGAACCACTAGACGAATAGGATGTGAATGGTTTTGGAAACTGAATTTAAAAATTTTAAAGAAATCGGTATTTATCTTAATATGGACAAGCCGGATAGCCCAGCATTA
This window encodes:
- the rpmE gene encoding 50S ribosomal protein L31 yields the protein MQEGIHPNYGKSIVKCACGNTFETGSIKPELKVEICSVCHPFFTGKQKLIDAGGRVDRFNKKYGIKNESAE
- a CDS encoding farnesyl diphosphate synthase yields the protein MSNFKVQLNTRVAEINSDLEKVFQQNLDTPEVIIEAMKYSLFAGGKRLRPILMMETCRALEGNLNIIRPLAMGIEMIHTYSLIHDDLPAMDNDDLRRGKPTNHKVYGDAMAILAGDALLNYAVETMLQGTQGLSGTALTNYISAMRCIMGASGILGMVGGQVADMLSEDRVISLDEMDYIHLHKTAALLEACVQSGCIIAEAEPATQGRLISYSHRIGLAFQIVDDILDIEGNVEDLGKPIGSDEKNHKSTFVSLYGLEASKIKVAELETEALEMLKPIGERTTFLQKLASYICQRRK
- the xseB gene encoding exodeoxyribonuclease VII small subunit → MAVKKLKSKMSRLETIAQLLEEDNQEIEASMKLFEEGMKLINECSTDLDTLEGKITIMIDGQEQEFEGSVDA
- a CDS encoding Asp23/Gls24 family envelope stress response protein, which codes for MKNNQSPDINDEMIASIVSLAATGVNGVERISLRTTDEIMDKLYLTATIKGVKIARNPEGLMIWVYLITEPGVEIVKVSKAVQKKVKIAVESMAGFQVASVNVRIEGSGI
- a CDS encoding CD1247 N-terminal domain-containing protein gives rise to the protein MKYINEKVAYTKGLVDGLALDQSSSEGKVLVQVLDILEDIVDALDGITEAQEELEEYVEMVDDDLSELEEFILDEDFDSDDDFEFDEEDYYEIICPECGNIYITEFESFENNTVACPDCGAPFKLNEEVASCCGEDGCDCHQEV
- the prmC gene encoding peptide chain release factor N(5)-glutamine methyltransferase yields the protein MTIKEILDFGRQSLTRAGIEYPGLEAEILLSAILDQDRVYFYTHSQEPVDLKRAETYRSAIERRCQLEPVAYILGKKEFMGMDFFVNHHVLIPRPDTEPMVEYLLDYLQVNYPKGAKILDLCTGSGAIGIAIKNYFKQGKVSLSDFSAEALAVAKINASQLVNGDLSLYEGDLFAALPQGETFDVIVSNPPYISQADMKQLAKDIIEYEPRMALDGGESGLDFYRRIIDEAHLFLKKNGLLALEIGDDQTDSVNDLLKNNGYEEIKTIRDLGGHIRCLTGKLSVSKPGDINKLG
- a CDS encoding peptidase M22, which translates into the protein MSALSLGIDTSNYTTSVALVDENENMIYNKGILLEVKSGERGLRQSDALFQHVHHLPMLLQDLARGREIEVICYSERPRPLADSYMPVFRSGESMARSLAGVLGVKRLAVSHQENHIRAAIYGSGSPQLEETFCAVHFSGGTSEILLVKKKDIGYDCEIIAQTLDLNAGQLVDRIGVLMGCDFPAGKALEALANQAVFESIDNKFVISSTMDGVNFHFSGQENQSQKLLHDGAGQELVAYLVLKSIAKTLSKSIVGLGKQYPFQSVLFSGGVMSNLIIKKIVEKELKSSGLNLCFSPGEFSRDNAAGNALMGMDYYKAMR
- the efp gene encoding elongation factor P: MVSAGDFKKGVTFEMDGHTFTIIEFQHVKPGKGAAFVRTKIRNVITGAVVEKSFNPTERYPKAQVETREMEYLYEDGGLYYFMDLESYEQIPLNLSQVEEALKYLKENDIATVKSLKGVAFSVAAPNFVELEVVKTDPGFKGDTATGANKPATVETGAIITVPLFVEQGDKIRIDTRTGDYMERV
- a CDS encoding TlyA family RNA methyltransferase; this translates as MKERLDKLLVSLNYFDTRERAKKAIMAGLVQVNDQIKDKAGDLVDTEATIVVKGSDMPYVSRGGLKLEKGLAVFDMEVAGKTFIDIGSSTGGFTDCLLQNGAEKVYAVDVGYGQLDWKLRNDPRVVSMERTNFRYLTAEHIPEMVDGTVMDVSFISITKLIPTIKLFMKPGAKGIWLIKPQFEAGRERIGKNGVIRDKKVHESILFEVMSAIENQNVLITGLDFSPIQGPKGNIEFLVFVENTEPTVEGDWAKMIHPVVTIAHESCKKKKEPLDE
- the xseA gene encoding exodeoxyribonuclease VII large subunit produces the protein MTNVKILSVSEVNQYVKTLLESNSLLKNLAIQGELSNVKRAASGHLYFSLKDSGSKIDCVMFKNAAMGLKFLPKEGQKVTLRGSLGLYLPSGQYQITVRSMEPQGLGDLFQAYLVLKDELEAKGYFARDHKKELPEIISRVGLITSPTGAAVKDMISIIKRRNPLMDIVIYPSLVQGDEAAGNLIKGIQAFNANQLVDVIIIGRGGGSIEDLWAFNDERLAKAIYESELPIVSAVGHEIDFSIADFVADLRAPTPSGAAELVAEETLSIIRALVMQKGRLIQVMENKIKKNREILMQMKKDFMRFRPRERIEEMRLHLDMIQERMIRALMNRIKNERLLLNNYKTRIEAMNPIQVLKKGYVRVTDKSGLPIGSVASLTVDQVVTLRFVDGVVDANIQSIKEN
- the nusB gene encoding transcription antitermination factor NusB, with amino-acid sequence MSRKKEREYALKGVFQIDFHPEPGDFTDSIAYFLEDNELDLTYGKTLIDTTEAHLSEIDDILDDYLKSTWKIDRIPKVEKSILRLAICELKYMDEKVPFEVVINEAIELTKKFGDEDGKNYVNGILNKIVKDELNECP